Proteins from a single region of Catharus ustulatus isolate bCatUst1 chromosome 22, bCatUst1.pri.v2, whole genome shotgun sequence:
- the ALKBH4 gene encoding alpha-ketoglutarate-dependent dioxygenase alkB homolog 4, with amino-acid sequence MQAAGGGGGPGCGCKGKRSCLLCEGPAPVAPPPQGEDNFTYCPATGLAKGNEHSEFAGWAFPFPGVFLVEDFISEDEECEIVELMDQDDWKPSQSGRKKQDYGPKVNFKKQRLKAGSFTGLPSFSRKIVAQMKACAVLSGFLPVEQCNLDYRPERGSAIDPHFDDWWLWGERLVSLNLLSKTVLSMSCDSEDTIQLFPISSKEELSPPASFMQTSAGRSPGEEGAECFLSPRLVPGKEVSVAILLPQRSLLVLHGDARYKWKHGIHRRHIEHRRVCITFRELSAEFSAGGRHEELGKELLQIALSFQGRPV; translated from the exons ATGcaggcggcgggcggcggcggagggccGGGCTGCGGCTGCAAGGGGAAAcgctcctgcctgctctgcgAGGGGCCCGCGCCGGTCGCTCCGCCCCCGCAG GGAGAAGATAATTTCACTTACTGTCCAGCAACAGGCCTTGCTAAAGGAAATGAGCACTCAGAATTTGCTGGCTGGGCATTTCCCTTTCCAGGGGTGTTCCTGGTGGAGGACTTCATTAGTGAAGATGAAGAGTGTGAGATAGTGGAACTGATGGATCAAGATGACTGGAAACCATCACAGTCTGGCCGAAAGAAACAG GACTATGGACCCAAAGTGAACTTCAAGAAACAGAGGCTGAAAGCTGGCAGCTTTACTGGCTTGCCAAGTTTCAGCAGGAAGATTGTGGCACAGATGAaggcctgtgctgtgctcagtggtTTCTTACCTGTGGAACAGTGTAACCTGGACTACAGACCAGAGAGAGGCTCTGCCATCGACCCCCACTTTGATGactggtggctctggggggaGCGCCTGGTCAGCCTGAACCTGCTCTCAAAAACTGTGCTCTCCATGTCCTGCGATTCAGAGGACACCATCCAATTATTCCCCATTTCCAGTAAGGAAGAATTAAGTCCCCCTGCATCTTTCATGCAGACATCAGCAGGCAGAAGTCCGGGAGAAGAGGGAGCCGAGTGCTTTTTGTCCCCAAGGCTGGTTCCGGGGAAGGAGGTGAGTGTGGCCATCCTGTTGCCCCAGAGGTCGCTGCTGGTGCTGCACGGGGATGCTCGGTACAAGTGGAAACACGGCATCCACCGCAGGCACATCGAGCACCGCCGCGTCTGCATCACCTTCAGGGAGCTCTCTGCCGAGTTCAGCGCAGGGGGGAGGCACGAGGAACTGGGCAAAGAACTGCTACAAATTGCTCTTTCCTTTCAAGGGAGACCCGTGTGA